Proteins encoded together in one Pontiella desulfatans window:
- a CDS encoding right-handed parallel beta-helix repeat-containing protein produces MVKTGFGYSMVGVVAALLASSGMAASHTVSSLGALMEFASRSGNEITMAPGTYSAKDYLTPEMLAAVGKGVDRGNGSRPPVPVLVFSGNDNVFNLDGVVLEVDTSIYDHLPTFGYHRFLFVSGNGNRIKGLTMRYVGPQQGTNGNALSLWGDHNTLEGVTLFMHGSSPYGYGDLLGKGKNPGMAPLGKQSGLMIGGDHCTLERCKVISRAFGHCFYIQGARNTLVQDCYAEGITRATSDMLRDTTGMAADFEFRSVYENRDGRYLITPGYRKSLTEDGFRTYSKGGPRNQTTGKTTLINCTAINTRAGFEIVGPADGEKTELIGCTALGTERGYLLINGNIVTRRCRGNTVHGPLLYLWRGSNADVELEWTGEGSDYTVHALATISGSNHRVKLTRWAAEGVAPRLPILLGYGMPMHAEMATPILPEEATNITLINHVGMPVVRSEKALP; encoded by the coding sequence AGCCTGGGCGCATTGATGGAATTCGCGAGCCGGAGCGGGAACGAAATCACGATGGCGCCGGGGACGTATTCGGCGAAGGACTACCTGACGCCCGAAATGCTGGCGGCGGTCGGCAAGGGGGTGGATCGTGGCAACGGCAGCCGGCCGCCCGTGCCGGTGCTGGTCTTCAGCGGCAACGACAATGTCTTCAATCTCGATGGCGTGGTGCTGGAAGTCGATACGTCCATCTATGACCACCTTCCAACGTTTGGATACCACCGCTTCCTCTTTGTTTCCGGAAACGGAAACCGGATCAAGGGATTGACGATGCGCTATGTCGGCCCGCAGCAGGGAACCAACGGCAACGCGCTATCGTTGTGGGGCGACCATAATACGCTCGAAGGGGTAACGCTGTTCATGCACGGCTCCTCGCCCTATGGCTATGGCGACCTGCTAGGCAAAGGAAAGAACCCGGGCATGGCCCCGTTGGGCAAGCAGAGCGGATTGATGATCGGTGGCGACCACTGCACGCTCGAACGCTGCAAGGTGATCAGCCGCGCGTTCGGCCACTGTTTCTACATCCAGGGCGCGCGCAATACGCTGGTGCAGGATTGCTATGCCGAAGGCATCACCCGCGCCACCAGCGACATGCTGCGCGATACCACCGGGATGGCCGCGGATTTTGAATTTAGATCCGTATACGAAAACCGCGATGGTCGTTATCTCATCACGCCCGGCTACCGGAAAAGCCTGACCGAGGACGGCTTCCGCACCTACAGCAAGGGCGGACCGCGAAACCAAACCACCGGCAAAACCACCCTGATCAACTGCACGGCCATCAACACGCGTGCCGGTTTCGAGATTGTTGGCCCGGCGGATGGGGAAAAAACCGAGCTCATCGGCTGTACGGCACTGGGAACCGAGCGGGGTTATCTGCTGATCAACGGGAACATTGTCACCCGCCGCTGCCGGGGCAACACCGTGCATGGGCCGTTGCTCTATCTCTGGCGCGGAAGCAATGCCGATGTGGAGCTGGAATGGACGGGCGAGGGATCGGACTACACCGTGCACGCGCTCGCGACCATTTCCGGAAGCAATCATCGCGTCAAGCTGACGCGTTGGGCGGCGGAAGGCGTTGCGCCCCGTCTGCCGATCCTGCTCGGATACGGCATGCCCATGCACGCCGAGATGGCAACGCCGATCCTTCCGGAAGAAGCCACGAACATTACGCTCATCAACCACGTCGGCATGCCGGTCGTCCGCAGCGAAAAGGCGCTCCCTTGA
- a CDS encoding prephenate dehydrogenase — protein MERSPNIAILGLGLMGASLALGLKKRGYAGKILGYARRAETREQAMEGGVADAVFADPADAVRDADIVVVCVPIWTIASLAEQIVAALKPGAVVTDVGSTKSELLKTMAPLFKDSAAHFVGSHPIAGSEKTGIDAGNPDLYEGRLTVVCPSEETPAEAKRAVRSLWERAGSEVVEMSPEEHDALLASTSHLPHMVAAALARSVADGDPAKKADFCGTGFKDTTRVASGSADMWVDIIDTNRAALETELDRFHEELQGLISILRSGNGDDIRKWLEDARDDRNEILKLNKFLKR, from the coding sequence ATGGAACGTTCACCGAATATAGCGATCTTGGGATTAGGCCTCATGGGGGCCTCGTTGGCGCTTGGCCTTAAAAAGCGGGGCTATGCGGGGAAAATCCTGGGGTATGCGCGGCGTGCGGAAACCCGCGAACAGGCCATGGAGGGCGGGGTGGCGGACGCGGTCTTTGCCGATCCCGCCGATGCCGTGCGCGATGCCGACATCGTGGTGGTCTGCGTCCCGATCTGGACGATTGCCTCGTTGGCGGAGCAGATTGTTGCGGCGTTAAAGCCCGGCGCGGTGGTGACCGATGTCGGCAGCACCAAGTCCGAGCTGCTGAAGACGATGGCGCCGCTCTTCAAGGATTCCGCCGCCCATTTTGTGGGTTCCCATCCCATCGCCGGTTCCGAAAAAACGGGGATCGATGCCGGAAACCCCGATTTGTACGAGGGCCGGTTGACCGTCGTCTGTCCGTCGGAAGAGACCCCGGCCGAGGCCAAGCGGGCGGTTCGCTCCCTCTGGGAAAGGGCCGGTTCGGAAGTGGTGGAAATGTCGCCGGAGGAGCACGACGCCCTGTTGGCCTCGACCAGCCACCTGCCGCATATGGTGGCCGCCGCGCTGGCGCGCTCCGTGGCCGATGGCGATCCGGCGAAAAAGGCCGACTTTTGTGGCACCGGGTTCAAGGATACCACCCGGGTGGCCTCCGGATCGGCCGATATGTGGGTGGACATCATCGATACCAACCGCGCGGCGCTTGAAACCGAGCTTGATCGCTTTCATGAAGAGTTGCAGGGGTTGATCAGCATCCTGCGCAGCGGCAATGGCGACGATATCCGCAAATGGCTCGAAGACGCACGCGATGATCGCAACGAAATTCTTAAACTGAACAAATTTTTAAAAAGGTAA